The DNA window TTGGGCGGCCGCGTGGAGGCGTCAACCTCGCCGATCACGTACTGCGCCATCAGctccttcgccgtcgccgtgtgcCCGATGTCGTTGAAATCCGCGGTCGCGTCCTTGCCTGCAGTGCAGATGCGGCGGTTATTCATCCCGCACACGGCGCCGAATCGGATCAGCTCGTGCCAAATTCCTCAAAGCATGCACGTGTCGGCGCCAGTGAGGTTAATCAGGAGCGAAGAGGGGCTCACCGGTGCACGCCAGCAggacctcgtcgccgccgggatGCTCCTCCATGAACGGCGACACGTCGTACACCTAGAGAGATGAAAGCGAAACCAACCATGAAGCACCTGGATCGCTCGACGCGGAATCCAGTtcaggaggaggacgacgacgagacgaCTAACCTTGCCGCCGATGATGAGCCAGCAATCCTTCCGGTCGTTGTGCTTGCTCACCTCCTGGAACGAGTACACCGCCTTCCCTCCGGCCGCCATCGCAGCCAAGCCTGCCTTTCTTTGGAACTGGATCACCGGAGCGACGATCTCCGCCACTTAGACAGCGATCTATCCGAGTGACGGCGGCTTTCTGGCTGCGCTGTCTGTCTATCCCACCGTTTTGCTCATCCCGTGTGCCGCCCGGCATCTTCCACTGCTGACTAATATAGGCATATGGCCAAGAGACGCAGCCACCGGTCGTGTCACGTGTTGGCGTTTCGCGGTTCTGGTGTTGACCTCGCGCCTTGTTGGCACTTGCCATCTGTCAATCTCCAACTTGGTGCCCACATGGTAAGACGTTTCGTGATTGGGAATTAGTTTTTAGGATTCTCCAAAAGCAGCTCTCATCACACACACTGGCGCTGGAGGGTAAAATCAGCGGAACTCGTTGGATTTTTTTGCGTTTTGTTTGACTGGCAAAGTTGCTCTAGCGAAAGCGtggaatatatgtatatactacAACAGCTACACCAGAACCATAGTCCATAGATCAACTCTAAAACCGTTCTTGAATGTTTGAACGTCATATTGTATAAAAGTTTGCTACAGCATCTTCGTTGCCGAGAGACGGACCACACGCGCCAACCCCGGCTTCCAATGGAAACAGGTGAAAAAGGCGACCATAGGTCTCCATCTGGTCCAAGGTGCTTTCACGGACAAAACACAGCACTTCGAATGAGGCACCATATCTTGTGAGTAGCGATTCGATCGAGCGAAGGCAACGTGCCAATGTCACGGTCGTCCACCTTGGAATTGATTAACAGAGCGTGGTACGCAACGCAGTACGCACCGGCGAAATGATTAGGCAAACGCCAAGAGTTCCCAGGAAATGGACACGAATTTCCCTCGTCTTCACTTTACCGCCGATCTGAATCTGATCGAGGTGCACCGTGCAAGGCGCAACGAAACCAGCGGCGACATGTAGGCGCCAACCTGTGGGCGGGAGGCGGGACTGGAGCGGAGGATCGACTTGACTCGGGTAGTCTAGTCCCTCCCACCAGCGTCAGTCAG is part of the Oryza brachyantha chromosome 2, ObraRS2, whole genome shotgun sequence genome and encodes:
- the LOC102701983 gene encoding cytochrome b5-like, producing the protein MAAGGKAVYSFQEVSKHNDRKDCWLIIGGKVYDVSPFMEEHPGGDEVLLACTGKDATADFNDIGHTATAKELMAQYVIGEVDASTRPPKPAYRVLSEDARTKPDAASGGAWLTMLQLAVPVALLGLAFAAQNFAKTSTE